A single window of Pyrus communis chromosome 10, drPyrComm1.1, whole genome shotgun sequence DNA harbors:
- the LOC137748732 gene encoding thylakoid lumenal 19 kDa protein, chloroplastic-like, which produces MANMFSPSTFFSSTTTNTTNNITSPKPPQTPLPPKSHIPIPPSKPLLTTLTATLTVTAAAAAILTAPPPSLADSTAETTYQIYYGTAASAANYGGYGGNSDKKASAEYVYDVPDGWKERLVSKVEKGTNGTDSEFYNPKKKSEKEYLTFLSGFRQLAPKDAVLNNLALSDVNLQDLLASADNVTSEERKDEKGQVYYVYEIDGVAAHSLISVTCAQNKLYAHFVNAPTTEWNRDHDLLQHVHESFKTIGSF; this is translated from the exons ATGGCTAACATGTTCTCACCCTCAACCTtcttctcctccaccaccaccaacaccacCAACAACATCACATCTCCAAAACCACCTCAAACTCCCCTACCGCCCAAATCCCACATCCCTATCCCACCCTCTAAACCACTCTTAACTACCTTAACCGCCACACTAACTGTCACCGCTGCTGCAGCTGCCATCCTAACCGCCCCTCCACCCTCGTTGGCAGACTCCACAGCAGAAACAACTTACCAAATCTACTACGGCACTGCTGCCAGCGCGGCCAACTATGGCGGTTACGGTGGCAACTCCGACAAGAAAGCCTCCGCCGAATATGTCTATGACGTGCCAGATGGATGGAAAGAGCGTTTGGTCTCAAAAGTCGAAAAGG GTACAAATGGGACTGATAGCGAATTTTACAACCCGAAGAAGAAGTCAGAAAAAGAGTACTTGACATTCCTTTCCGGGTTTAGGCAACTAGCACCGAAGGATGCGGTGCTGAACAATTTGGCTCTGTCAGATGTGAACTTGCAGGACTTGCTAGCAAGCGCGGATAATGTGACATCGGAGGAGAGGAAGGACGAGAAGGGACAGGTTTACTATGTGTATGAGATCGATGGAGTTGCTGCTCACAGTTTGATTTCAGTGACTTGTGCTCAGAACAAGCTGTATGCACATTTTGTCAATGCGCCAACGACAGAGTGGAACCGTGACCATGACTTGTTGCAGCATGTTCATGAGTCTTTCAAGACTATTGGATCTTTTTAG
- the LOC137748744 gene encoding putative RING-type E3 ubiquitin transferase C3H69 isoform X1, translated as MSKRVLCKFFAHGACLKGEHCEFSHDWKASPNNICTFYQKGACAFGSRCRYEHVKASQAQSSGSSSSTNSQPSLAIDSASLALPVRTLASRFSLAPLSLSELSASSSPFLPPSKPDWNGSLEDDYDNVESNVGETRSTRPEDRAICSFAAAGNCPRGEKCPHIHGDLCPSCGKHCLHPYRPLERGEHMKTCEDKQKQLEALKRSQEIECSVCLERVLSKPTVAERKFGILSECDHPFCISCIRNWRSSSPTSGMDVNSALRACPICRKLSYFVIPSVIWYNSKEEKQEIVESYKARLRSIDCKHFDFGNGNCPFGTSCFYKHTVNPGSYVWKFHRPPPRRPPPRRYDIAPMDVIFHMFEHLEELDDYMFEDLENEDLNPWEREILMQMGLDTSDSSEDEIDLWP; from the exons ATGTCCAAAAG GGTTCTCTGCAAGTTTTTTGCACATGGCGCGTGTTTGAAAGGGGAGCATTGCGAGTTTTCACATGATTGGAAGGCttcaccaaataat ATATGTACCTTTTATCAGAAAGGAGCTTGTGCATTTGGTAGCCGATGCAGATATGAACATGTCAAAGCTTCTCAGGCTCAGTCTTCAGGCTCATCTTCATCAACAAATTCTCAGCCATCCCTTGCTATTGATTCTGCATCTCTGGCACTTCCTGTGAGAACCTTAGCAAGCAGATTTTCTCTTGCACCCCTCTCCCTTTCAGAACTCTCTGCTTCAAGTAGCCCTTTCTTACCTCCCTCTAAACCTGACTGGAATGGTTCTCTGGAGGATGACTATGATAATGTTGAAAGTAATGTTGGGGAGACTAGGAGTACTAGACCAGAAGATCGTGCTATTTGTTCATTTGCTGCAGCTGGTAATTGTCCTCGTGGAGAAAAATGTCCTCATATTCATGGAGATTTATGCCCCAGCTGTGGAAAACATTGCTTGCATCCTTACAGACCTTTGGAAAGGGGGGAGCATATGAAAACATGTGAGGATAAGCAGAAGCAACTTGAGGCTTTGAAACGTAGTCAAGAAATAGAATGCAGTGTTTGCCTAGAACGTGTTTTGTCAAAGCCCACAGTTGCTGAGCGCAAGTTTGGGATACTCTCAGAATGTGATCATCCTTTTTGCATATCTTGTATTAGAAATTGGCGTAGCAGTTCCCCAACTTCTGGTATGGATGTCAATAGCGCTTTGAGAGCTTGCCCAATATGTCGGAAGCTGTCGTACTTTGTCATTCCAAGTGTCATTTGGTATAACTCAAAAGAAGAGAAACAGGAAATTGTTGAGAGCTACAAGGCAAGGCTCAG GTCAATTGATTGCAAGCACTTCGATTTTGGAAATGGGAACTGCCCATTTGGAACTAGTTGTTTTTATAAG CATACGGTCAACCCAGGCTCATATGTATGGAAATTTCACAGGCCACCTCCTAGAAGGCCTCCTCCACGGCGATATGATATTGCGCCTATGGATGTCATATTTCATATGTTCGAGCACTTAGAAGAATTGGATGATTATATGTTTGAAGATTTAGAAAATGAAGATTTAAACCCATGGGAGAGGGAGATATTAATGCAGATGGGTTTGGATACAAGTGACTCGAGTGAAGACGAGATAGATTTATGGCCTTGA